The genomic stretch ATCGATAACTACCGCGGCGGTGTTCTTAGCATCATCGATTGAATACCGAATACCCCTTGGGCCCTGGGCACATCCAACGACGTATATACCCCTCCTTATGTCGGCAGGTAGCATCGGATTTACGTCCTTGAAGAACTTATCGGTGTCGGTCTGGAGATGGAGCATCCTGGCCAGCCCCTCGGAGCCTACGCTCGGTTCTTGGCCGACCGCGAGAATCACAAGATCGCTCTTGATGTTGAGGATGAAACCGGTATCGGTGTCTTCTGCCCTGACGAAGAGTTGTCCATCCTCGTTGAGGATCTCTGCAACCCTACCACGAACGAATTGGATACCCATCTCCCTAGCTTCATCATAGAATGCTTCAAAGCCTCTATATGGACCGCGAAGATCGACATAATGGATATATACTTCTGTGTTGGGGTGCATCTCCTTGATTTCTTTTGCAGTCCCTATGGCATAAGTGCAACATACCAACGAACAATTAAGGTTCCCACGTACTGGGTCCCGAGAGCCGACACATAAGACAATATTAACAGTCTGTGGTACTTTGCCATCTGAGGGTCTTTTAATGCCCGTTTTATCTGCATTCTTCATCAATTCGATAAACTCCATCGTAGTCACGACGTCTTTATTTGTATCATAATTATATTCTAGAATCTTGGTAGGATCAGAGGTTTTCGATCCGGTGGCAATGATAATAATGCCGACATCGAACTCCTTATTGTTACCATTTTGACTCACTCTGATATGTCGATTACCAAAACAACCTGTGATTTGATCGATCTCCGCATTGAGCAGTAGCTCAATGTTAGGATTTCCCCGAATTTCATCGATTTTCGGAGTGAAAATGCACTCCTTACAGTACGCCATACAGCAAATTCCGCAGTTGTGAGTTGGGAATGTGGTCCCAAGTTGATATGCTCGGCCACCAAGTTGCTGCGTTCTTTCTACAAGGTGTACTTTGTAACCAGCGCTTGCTACCTGAAAGGCTGCCGCCATTCCCGCCACCCCACCTCCGATCACAAGCACACTGTTTTTCACTGGAACTGTGACGTCCTCGAGCGGCTCAAGCCTTCTGACTCTCTCTAGACCGGCCAGCATGATGGATTTGGCCTTCCTAGTCGCTTCCTCCTTGTCAGGTGTAACCCAAGCGCACTGCTCCCTGAGATTGACCATTTCGAATAGGTACTTATTCATTCCAGCTAAAGCAAGACCGCGTTGTATCATCATTCCTTGAATCGCTGGGACAGCCCCGCCGATGAGAACGCGATCGAACTTGTTCTCAAAATATTTCGCAACAAGATAATACAGACCCTCCCTTGACGAAAGCTCATGATGTATGCCAACATCAACAACATCCTCAAATTGCTTAAGGAACTTCGCTACGGAATCGAGATCGATTCTACTGCTAATCTCGCCCTCCTCACAGCACAGGTATACGCCTATTGTTTTTCCTTTCTCAGGATTCATGCAATCCAACCTTTTTGTCAGATAAATCATAACGTCGCATTTCTTCGATAGTGGCCTGAGTCACCAGGGAACTATTCCATCTCTGGCCCAACTTCCAATATCGCCGACAGCCATATATACAAATGACCTTTCCACTTATATCTTAGGCCTGCTCCCTCCGAGAGGCGCCGACTATAATAAATCATTTCAAACAAGGAGACTCTGACGCTAAACTAATTCGCTGAGTTGAACGTAATCCAAGCCAGCATCCTAATGTTGTGCGTTGCGATCTTCGATCGCATCTCGTTTTTCCGTCCCGTTTCTGAGCGGCATTTTATTCAGTGGCCGAATCGGCTGCTAATCATGCTGAACGTTGTTTCAGCATGATTCCTCTTGCCGTACAGGGCCGCAGCGCGGTTCGGTCAGTGCTGCCAGAACGAGACCACCTCTTAATACATCGTCTCCGGCTTCTCGAAATATCGAGCGTTCTTCTTTATCGCATGGAG from Methanomassiliicoccales archaeon encodes the following:
- a CDS encoding FAD-dependent oxidoreductase translates to MNPEKGKTIGVYLCCEEGEISSRIDLDSVAKFLKQFEDVVDVGIHHELSSREGLYYLVAKYFENKFDRVLIGGAVPAIQGMMIQRGLALAGMNKYLFEMVNLREQCAWVTPDKEEATRKAKSIMLAGLERVRRLEPLEDVTVPVKNSVLVIGGGVAGMAAAFQVASAGYKVHLVERTQQLGGRAYQLGTTFPTHNCGICCMAYCKECIFTPKIDEIRGNPNIELLLNAEIDQITGCFGNRHIRVSQNGNNKEFDVGIIIIATGSKTSDPTKILEYNYDTNKDVVTTMEFIELMKNADKTGIKRPSDGKVPQTVNIVLCVGSRDPVRGNLNCSLVCCTYAIGTAKEIKEMHPNTEVYIHYVDLRGPYRGFEAFYDEAREMGIQFVRGRVAEILNEDGQLFVRAEDTDTGFILNIKSDLVILAVGQEPSVGSEGLARMLHLQTDTDKFFKDVNPMLPADIRRGIYVVGCAQGPRGIRYSIDDAKNTAAVVIDILKAGYVTMDRNTAFVNEERCRGCGRCVEACIFKAIEIVEKNGKKVAKVDELICRGCGVCAVTCCNKSVEVTNYGSNQIMPSVRSLILEME